Proteins from one Deinococcus sp. AB2017081 genomic window:
- a CDS encoding S8 family serine peptidase translates to MTTRTRPLSLMSLAVMAMAITACGTTPQVADTPVPVGAGAGDKLVTLRVGPGVSSAGLTSTLPGAQVLVLDHATSRAVVAVPAATARTLSSSSLKTQGLGQLDAGVLAVEDDAVMKVLNAEDPEAEALGLTTWAGGLTTWAGGLTTWAGGALTWAGGASFLNSADLASASAYWNALGISDGQRRIPELGAGVRVAVLDTGIDLNHPLLRDRVDTVNDWDFVASDATPQEENPTGAMKYGHGTAVAGVILQIAPQATLQSYRVLNPMGAGRISVVTSAVNKAVANGAQIINMSLGATSNSVALNTAIAAALAKGVLVVNSSGNAGTQGIVYPGAALGTTQLPLNSGLISVGSVDLTLKKSAFSQYAKNMTMTAPGELVLTTFPDSRLVKASGTSFAAPAVTGALALAMSAGVTSSVVASAVQTSAKPNLDTIYNPELGAGTLNVSALAAKFR, encoded by the coding sequence ATGACCACACGCACCCGACCCCTTAGCCTCATGTCCCTGGCCGTCATGGCCATGGCGATCACTGCCTGCGGCACCACGCCGCAGGTCGCAGACACGCCGGTGCCGGTGGGTGCGGGTGCGGGCGACAAGCTGGTGACCCTCCGGGTCGGCCCTGGCGTGAGCAGCGCCGGCCTGACCTCGACCCTGCCCGGCGCACAGGTGCTGGTGCTCGACCATGCCACCAGCCGCGCCGTCGTCGCGGTGCCGGCCGCCACCGCCCGCACCCTGTCGAGCAGCAGCCTGAAGACCCAGGGGCTGGGCCAGCTGGACGCCGGCGTCCTGGCGGTCGAGGACGACGCAGTCATGAAGGTGCTGAATGCCGAGGATCCCGAAGCGGAGGCCCTGGGCCTGACGACGTGGGCCGGCGGCCTGACCACGTGGGCGGGCGGCCTGACCACGTGGGCCGGCGGTGCGCTGACGTGGGCCGGTGGAGCCAGCTTCCTGAACAGCGCCGATCTGGCCAGCGCCTCCGCATACTGGAACGCGCTGGGGATCTCTGACGGACAGCGGCGGATTCCCGAACTGGGGGCCGGCGTCCGGGTCGCGGTGCTGGATACGGGCATCGACCTGAATCACCCGCTGCTCCGCGACCGCGTCGACACCGTGAACGACTGGGACTTCGTGGCCAGTGACGCCACGCCTCAGGAGGAAAATCCGACTGGAGCCATGAAGTACGGTCACGGCACAGCCGTCGCCGGCGTGATCCTCCAGATCGCTCCCCAGGCGACCCTCCAGTCGTACCGGGTCCTGAACCCCATGGGCGCCGGCCGGATCTCCGTGGTCACCTCGGCTGTGAACAAGGCCGTCGCCAACGGCGCACAGATCATCAACATGTCGCTGGGCGCGACGAGCAACTCGGTCGCCCTGAACACGGCGATCGCTGCAGCACTTGCCAAGGGCGTGCTGGTCGTCAACTCCAGCGGCAACGCCGGCACGCAGGGCATCGTGTACCCCGGCGCCGCCCTGGGCACCACGCAGCTTCCCCTGAACAGCGGGCTGATCTCGGTGGGCAGCGTCGACCTGACCCTGAAGAAGTCCGCGTTCAGTCAGTACGCCAAGAACATGACCATGACCGCGCCCGGCGAGCTGGTGCTCACCACCTTCCCCGACAGCCGCCTCGTGAAGGCCAGCGGCACGTCCTTCGCCGCGCCGGCCGTGACCGGCGCCCTGGCCCTGGCGATGTCCGCCGGCGTCACCAGCAGCGTGGTGGCCTCCGCCGTGCAGACGAGTGCCAAGCCGAACCTCGACACCATCTACAACCCCGAACTGGGGGCCGGCACGCTGAACGTCAGTGCGCTCGCCGCGAAGTTCCGCTGA
- a CDS encoding DUF4127 family protein: MPSRVLLIPPDTRPPTLELPAALARMTGTDVAVPPPAALPDFHTPGDTGLLGRWLEAEAPMADVLVVCLETLCLGGMIPARRVSDRLDTALGRLEVLRRIRDVHPSIQILAFGVIVRVAHDNDPHEEKPYYGQWGRELRAYSTAFDRHARHGEGERSALDAAHAAIPADILADWLATRERNRTLHLRALELLHAGVLNHLCITLDDTSEYGLAAHDRRLLEARADALGVWEHLDIYPGADEVPCALIARALHPAPARVWVRYSGLDGARTGMAYEDRPAGELVRAHLRAAGCVLADTPAEAEFVLAVNTPGVRQAHRQPDYATVDTAHRHLPAFVDALRDDLRAGRTVSVADIAYPNGAEWRLWTLMQTLPLAQLAGYSAWNTAGNTLGSAIAFGKLAAAVTDRSAHTGALFARMVDDALYQGQTRAEVRGRLVAPSPFDLGDQRAAAEAHLRELITPRIRALWDTHFAGTGLPLEVGRAHLAWPRLFTGVFPLTVGGRA, encoded by the coding sequence ATGCCCTCCCGTGTGCTGCTGATCCCGCCCGACACCCGCCCCCCGACCCTGGAGCTGCCCGCCGCGCTGGCACGCATGACCGGCACAGACGTGGCGGTGCCACCCCCGGCGGCGCTGCCGGACTTCCACACCCCCGGCGACACCGGTCTCCTGGGCCGCTGGCTGGAGGCCGAGGCCCCCATGGCGGACGTGCTGGTCGTGTGTCTGGAGACCCTGTGTCTGGGCGGCATGATCCCCGCCCGGCGCGTCTCCGACCGCCTGGACACGGCGCTGGGACGACTGGAGGTGCTGCGCCGCATCCGGGATGTCCATCCGAGCATACAGATCCTGGCCTTCGGCGTGATCGTGCGGGTGGCCCACGACAACGATCCTCACGAGGAAAAGCCGTATTACGGCCAGTGGGGCCGGGAGCTGCGGGCCTACTCGACGGCCTTCGACCGCCACGCCCGGCACGGCGAGGGGGAACGCAGCGCCCTGGACGCAGCGCACGCGGCGATTCCGGCCGACATCCTGGCAGACTGGCTGGCCACGCGGGAGCGCAACCGGACCCTGCACCTGCGGGCACTGGAACTGCTGCACGCCGGCGTCCTGAACCACCTGTGCATCACCCTGGACGACACGAGCGAGTACGGTCTGGCCGCCCACGACCGCCGGCTGCTGGAGGCCCGCGCCGACGCCCTGGGCGTGTGGGAACACCTGGACATCTACCCCGGCGCGGACGAGGTGCCGTGTGCCCTGATCGCCCGGGCACTACACCCCGCGCCGGCACGGGTGTGGGTGCGCTACAGCGGTCTGGACGGCGCGCGCACGGGCATGGCCTACGAGGATCGCCCGGCCGGCGAACTCGTCCGGGCCCACCTGCGGGCCGCCGGCTGCGTGCTGGCCGACACCCCCGCCGAGGCGGAGTTCGTCCTGGCGGTCAACACGCCGGGGGTGCGGCAGGCACACCGGCAGCCGGACTACGCCACCGTGGACACCGCACACCGGCACCTGCCCGCGTTTGTCGACGCGCTGCGCGACGACCTGCGCGCCGGCCGCACGGTCAGCGTGGCCGACATCGCGTATCCGAACGGCGCGGAGTGGCGACTGTGGACACTCATGCAGACGCTGCCGCTGGCGCAGCTGGCCGGCTACAGCGCGTGGAACACGGCGGGCAACACGCTGGGCAGCGCCATCGCCTTCGGGAAGCTGGCGGCGGCGGTCACCGACCGATCGGCCCACACCGGAGCGCTGTTCGCCCGCATGGTCGACGACGCGCTGTACCAGGGCCAGACCCGGGCCGAGGTGCGGGGGCGGCTCGTGGCACCCAGTCCCTTCGACCTGGGCGACCAGCGGGCAGCGGCCGAGGCGCACCTGCGCGAGCTGATCACGCCGCGCATCCGGGCGCTGTGGGACACGCACTTCGCCGGCACCGGCCTGCCGCTGGAGGTGGGCCGCGCCCATCTGGCGTGGCCGCGCCTGTTCACGGGCGTCTTCCCGCTGACCGTCGGGGGCCGCGCATGA
- a CDS encoding ROK family protein — translation MSGALLSLDIGGTSMRAALVEDGRITARVQAATPKPSTPDAVIPTALALAAPLAAHAAAVGVACAGAVAQGRVTATATHTFPGWIDVPLAERVEHGLTLPCRALNDARAAAWGEAQVGAGRDTPDFMFVTVSTGVGAGLILGGRLHLAGNGLDAELGFVSVPAVWTPGVAVPLLGDLGPLEFESSGTALGRQATALGFADARALCDAAESGDVGAAAIYARSAAMIAWKCADVAALLGITRVALGGSVGLRGGYLERVRTALTHFPERYRPEVVHAQLGGDAGLIGAALWAGRSP, via the coding sequence ATGAGCGGGGCCCTGCTGTCGCTGGACATCGGCGGCACCTCCATGCGGGCGGCGCTGGTCGAGGACGGCCGGATCACCGCGCGGGTGCAGGCGGCGACCCCGAAGCCCTCCACGCCGGACGCCGTGATCCCGACTGCCCTGGCGCTGGCCGCCCCGCTGGCCGCGCACGCAGCCGCGGTGGGCGTGGCGTGCGCGGGTGCCGTCGCGCAGGGGCGGGTCACGGCGACCGCCACGCACACCTTCCCCGGCTGGATCGACGTGCCCCTGGCCGAGCGTGTGGAGCACGGGCTGACCCTGCCGTGCCGCGCCCTGAACGACGCCCGCGCCGCCGCATGGGGCGAGGCCCAGGTCGGGGCGGGCCGCGACACCCCGGACTTCATGTTCGTGACGGTCAGCACCGGGGTGGGGGCCGGGCTGATCCTGGGCGGGCGCCTGCATCTGGCCGGCAACGGCCTGGACGCCGAACTGGGCTTCGTGAGCGTGCCCGCCGTGTGGACCCCCGGCGTGGCGGTGCCGCTCCTGGGCGACCTGGGGCCGCTGGAGTTCGAATCGAGCGGCACGGCGCTGGGCAGGCAGGCCACGGCTCTGGGGTTCGCGGACGCCCGCGCCCTGTGCGACGCAGCCGAATCCGGCGACGTGGGCGCAGCGGCGATCTATGCCCGGTCAGCCGCCATGATCGCGTGGAAGTGTGCCGATGTGGCCGCCCTGCTGGGCATCACGCGGGTGGCGCTGGGGGGCAGTGTGGGCCTGCGCGGCGGCTATCTGGAACGGGTGCGGACGGCCCTGACCCATTTTCCGGAACGCTACCGGCCCGAGGTCGTTCATGCGCAGCTCGGTGGCGACGCCGGCCTGATCGGGGCGGCGCTGTGGGCCGGCAGGAGCCCCTGA
- a CDS encoding L-glutamate gamma-semialdehyde dehydrogenase, protein MTDTLSAGLLPFEHEPYHRFSDPAVADAQRAAFHAVRETHVGRTFPLLIAGREEQGSGTTDVVNPADTREVVWTFQNATPDQLERAVQAAQTAFEDWRFSDPLQRASIFKRAADLLRARRLEFNAVMTLENGKNWAEADGEVAESVDHFEVFARETLRWAQGKPVYPMPDEHVTMHYEPLGVIACISPWNFPSAIPLGMALGAIAAGNTVLWKPAPETPLSSYLMVELLFQAGLPRNVIQFLTGTNDVLGDPLVDHPGVRMIAFTGSRAVGCRIYERAAKVQPGQKWLKRVIAEMGGKDPTVVCADADIDAAALGIVQAAFGYSGQKCSACSRVIAEASIHDELLEKVTALTRGLKGGLPEDNADLGPVIHERSAARIMDMLAADHGAARLVLGGDRPDTGGRTGGFVSPTILADVDPRDPLFQEEIFGPVLTFTRADSWEHAIALANDSDYGLTASFYSRDPAKIAAARQRLHVGNLYINRKCTGALSGTHAFGGYGMSGTNAKVGGPDYLFWFLQTKTVAQRY, encoded by the coding sequence ATGACCGACACCCTGAGCGCGGGCCTGTTGCCCTTCGAACACGAGCCCTACCACCGCTTTTCCGACCCCGCCGTCGCGGACGCCCAGCGGGCCGCCTTCCATGCCGTGCGCGAGACCCATGTGGGCCGCACGTTCCCCCTGCTGATCGCCGGGCGGGAGGAGCAGGGCAGCGGCACCACCGATGTCGTGAATCCGGCCGACACACGCGAGGTCGTGTGGACGTTCCAGAACGCCACGCCGGATCAGCTGGAACGCGCCGTGCAGGCGGCCCAGACCGCGTTCGAGGACTGGCGCTTCAGCGACCCCCTGCAACGGGCGAGCATCTTCAAGCGGGCCGCCGACCTGCTGCGGGCCCGGCGACTGGAGTTCAACGCCGTCATGACCCTGGAAAACGGCAAGAACTGGGCCGAGGCCGACGGCGAGGTCGCCGAGAGCGTGGATCACTTCGAGGTCTTCGCCCGTGAGACGCTTCGCTGGGCGCAGGGCAAGCCGGTCTACCCCATGCCGGACGAGCACGTCACCATGCACTACGAACCGCTGGGCGTGATCGCGTGCATCAGCCCGTGGAACTTCCCCAGCGCGATCCCGCTGGGCATGGCGCTGGGAGCCATCGCCGCCGGGAACACCGTGCTGTGGAAACCTGCCCCCGAGACCCCGCTGTCGAGCTACCTGATGGTCGAGCTGCTGTTCCAGGCGGGTCTGCCCCGGAACGTGATCCAGTTCCTGACCGGCACCAACGACGTGCTGGGCGATCCGCTGGTCGACCATCCGGGCGTGCGCATGATCGCCTTCACGGGCAGCCGGGCCGTCGGCTGCCGGATCTACGAGCGGGCCGCCAAGGTGCAGCCGGGCCAGAAGTGGCTCAAGCGCGTGATCGCCGAGATGGGCGGGAAAGACCCCACGGTGGTCTGTGCCGACGCCGACATCGACGCTGCCGCGCTGGGCATCGTGCAAGCCGCGTTCGGCTACAGCGGCCAGAAGTGCAGTGCGTGCTCCCGCGTGATCGCGGAGGCCAGCATCCACGACGAACTGCTGGAGAAGGTCACGGCCCTGACCCGTGGCCTGAAGGGCGGCCTGCCGGAAGACAACGCCGATCTCGGGCCGGTCATCCACGAGCGCAGCGCGGCGCGGATCATGGACATGCTGGCCGCCGACCACGGCGCGGCACGGCTGGTGCTGGGCGGCGACCGGCCGGACACCGGCGGGCGCACGGGCGGCTTCGTCTCCCCCACCATCCTGGCCGATGTCGATCCCCGCGATCCGCTGTTCCAGGAGGAGATCTTCGGGCCGGTGCTCACCTTCACGCGGGCCGACTCCTGGGAGCACGCCATCGCGCTGGCGAACGACAGCGACTATGGCCTCACCGCGTCCTTCTACAGCCGCGACCCGGCGAAGATCGCGGCGGCACGGCAGCGGCTGCACGTGGGCAACCTGTACATCAACCGCAAGTGCACCGGGGCGCTGTCGGGCACACACGCCTTCGGCGGCTACGGCATGAGCGGCACGAACGCCAAGGTGGGCGGCCCGGATTACCTGTTCTGGTTCCTCCAGACCAAGACCGTCGCCCAGCGGTACTGA
- a CDS encoding DUF4180 domain-containing protein, translated as MKNSGAPRVIATARDLRVPVLTWAEVNTVVGAALGVDGLILTEHDVAPEFFDLRSGLAGETFQKFTNYRVPVAVVVPDAAAYGGRFAELVHEHRRHPLIRIVSSEAEARAWLESLP; from the coding sequence ATGAAGAACTCCGGTGCGCCCCGCGTGATCGCCACCGCCCGCGACCTGAGGGTGCCGGTGCTCACGTGGGCCGAGGTGAACACGGTGGTCGGTGCGGCGCTGGGCGTGGACGGCCTGATATTGACTGAACACGACGTCGCGCCCGAGTTCTTCGACCTGCGCAGCGGACTGGCGGGCGAGACCTTCCAGAAGTTCACGAACTACCGTGTGCCCGTGGCTGTGGTCGTCCCCGACGCCGCCGCGTACGGCGGGCGCTTCGCCGAACTGGTTCACGAGCACCGCCGTCACCCGCTGATCCGCATCGTCTCTTCCGAGGCCGAGGCGAGGGCGTGGCTGGAGTCGTTGCCGTGA
- a CDS encoding DinB family protein, whose amino-acid sequence MTDPTPDDRAARAQLAFARLLPKLFRGGQAFVGVEASLSGLDGELAATRPEGLPHSVAELVAHVNWWNRWMLDIIEMGEAQPYPKHATDTWPEVGAADWGRVRNEFYELLARVDTHAARPDLANPVNHEETIGELLADFALHTAHHFGQIVTVRQALGAWPPPGGGDTW is encoded by the coding sequence ATGACCGATCCCACCCCCGACGACCGCGCGGCCCGCGCCCAGCTGGCCTTCGCCCGCCTGCTGCCGAAACTCTTCCGGGGCGGACAGGCCTTCGTGGGCGTCGAGGCGTCCCTGAGTGGCCTGGACGGCGAGCTGGCCGCCACCCGCCCGGAGGGCCTGCCGCATTCGGTGGCTGAACTGGTCGCACACGTGAACTGGTGGAACCGCTGGATGCTCGACATCATCGAGATGGGCGAGGCGCAGCCGTACCCGAAACACGCGACCGACACGTGGCCGGAGGTCGGAGCGGCCGACTGGGGCCGTGTCCGCAACGAGTTCTATGAACTGCTGGCCCGCGTGGACACGCATGCCGCGCGGCCCGACCTGGCGAACCCCGTGAACCACGAGGAGACCATCGGGGAACTGCTGGCCGACTTCGCCCTGCATACCGCGCACCACTTCGGGCAGATCGTGACGGTGCGGCAGGCGCTGGGCGCGTGGCCCCCACCCGGCGGCGGCGACACGTGGTGA
- a CDS encoding DinB family protein: MVNDPAMRAVGNLFRGGRANVSWDAALEGLSAGDAARVPAGLPHSVAQVVAHVQFWQQWLLDAATGTARPWPEHAAGGWPDPGEWDTLRRDLLGAQARLRDLARDPDLASTSTPQGQPWGVILVNFTGHGVYHLGQVVSIRQALGLWPPPGGGDTW, from the coding sequence GTGGTGAACGACCCGGCCATGCGGGCCGTCGGGAACCTGTTCCGGGGCGGCCGCGCGAACGTGTCGTGGGACGCCGCCCTGGAGGGCCTGAGCGCCGGGGACGCCGCCCGCGTGCCCGCCGGACTGCCGCATTCGGTCGCGCAGGTCGTGGCCCACGTCCAGTTCTGGCAACAGTGGCTGCTGGACGCGGCCACAGGCACCGCCCGCCCGTGGCCCGAACACGCAGCCGGAGGATGGCCCGATCCCGGCGAGTGGGACACCCTGCGCCGTGACCTGCTCGGTGCCCAGGCCAGACTGCGCGACCTCGCCCGCGACCCCGACCTCGCCTCCACATCCACGCCCCAGGGACAGCCGTGGGGCGTCATCCTCGTCAATTTCACCGGGCACGGCGTGTACCACCTGGGTCAGGTCGTCTCGATCCGGCAGGCGCTGGGCCTGTGGCCGCCCCCCGGCGGTGGGGACACGTGGTGA
- a CDS encoding aspartate aminotransferase family protein codes for MSNVFYRSTRSYPTAVRAEGIYIYDAAGRRYLDGSSGALVANIGHGRDEVAEAMAAQARTLAFVHGSQLTSDVLEDYATRLAAFLALPDFRLWAVSGGSEASESAIKLARQYHVERGEPGRYRVVTRVPSYHGASLGALAASGMGARREVYTPLIREEAWPKLPKPDPSLSGEDDADRLRTVLEAVGPESVAAFMCEPVVGASDAALAPNPGYHARIAAICREYGVLFIADEVMSGMGRCGAPLAVRLGGDVTPDIVVLGKGLAAGYAPLAGVMASADVYRTVMDGSGAFKHGFTYAGHPVSVAAGLSVLDIVQREGLVDAARERGAQLLAGLHALKDRHPHILEVRGHGLLLGVVLGDPATGQASPTPGLAERVATAARERGLLTYPGTGAVDGVRGDHLLLGPPLSITPDEVKELLNLLDGALTDVPG; via the coding sequence ATGTCCAACGTCTTCTACCGCAGCACCAGATCCTACCCCACCGCCGTCCGGGCCGAGGGAATCTACATCTACGACGCCGCTGGCCGCCGCTATCTCGACGGCTCGTCCGGAGCGCTCGTGGCAAACATCGGGCACGGCCGGGACGAGGTCGCCGAGGCGATGGCGGCGCAGGCCCGCACGCTCGCCTTCGTCCACGGCTCGCAGCTCACAAGCGATGTGCTGGAGGACTATGCCACCCGCCTCGCGGCCTTCCTGGCCCTGCCTGACTTCCGGCTGTGGGCCGTGTCGGGCGGTTCCGAGGCGAGCGAGAGTGCGATCAAGCTGGCCCGGCAGTACCACGTGGAACGCGGCGAGCCGGGGCGCTACCGGGTCGTGACGCGGGTGCCCAGTTATCACGGGGCGTCGCTGGGCGCCCTGGCGGCGTCCGGCATGGGCGCACGGCGCGAGGTGTACACGCCGCTGATCCGTGAGGAGGCATGGCCCAAGCTGCCGAAACCCGATCCGTCGCTGTCCGGCGAGGATGATGCCGATCGCCTGCGAACCGTGCTGGAGGCCGTGGGGCCGGAGTCGGTCGCCGCCTTCATGTGCGAGCCGGTGGTGGGGGCGTCGGACGCGGCGCTGGCCCCGAATCCCGGCTACCACGCACGGATCGCGGCGATCTGCCGGGAGTACGGTGTGCTGTTCATCGCGGACGAGGTCATGAGCGGCATGGGCCGCTGCGGAGCACCGCTGGCCGTGCGCCTGGGCGGCGACGTGACCCCGGACATCGTGGTGCTGGGTAAGGGCCTCGCGGCGGGCTACGCACCCCTGGCCGGCGTCATGGCGAGTGCGGACGTGTACCGCACGGTCATGGACGGCAGCGGGGCCTTCAAACACGGCTTCACGTATGCCGGGCACCCGGTCAGCGTGGCGGCGGGCCTGAGCGTGCTGGACATCGTGCAGCGGGAGGGGCTGGTCGACGCGGCGCGGGAGCGGGGGGCACAGCTCCTGGCGGGCCTGCACGCTCTGAAAGACCGCCACCCACACATACTGGAGGTGCGCGGCCACGGCCTCCTGCTGGGCGTGGTGCTGGGCGATCCGGCCACCGGACAGGCCTCCCCCACGCCCGGCCTCGCGGAGCGCGTGGCGACGGCGGCGCGGGAACGCGGCCTGCTGACCTATCCCGGCACCGGCGCGGTGGACGGCGTGCGCGGCGACCACCTCCTGCTGGGGCCGCCGCTGAGCATCACACCGGACGAAGTGAAGGAGTTGCTGAACCTGCTGGACGGCGCACTGACGGACGTGCCGGGCTGA
- a CDS encoding WecB/TagA/CpsF family glycosyltransferase, with protein sequence MTVSPLPTRLSLFDLPLDPVTLDQALGQLGTWMFQEARAPHTVVTLNPEFIVQCQTQPDFVKAIQAADLVTADGVGIVWAARQLLQQEVPRAPGFDLVTGLMQRHRGDLKVFFLGAKPGVAELAAQNAARDYGIGVAGTHHGYFDLPEDQRVAELVAASGAHLLLTAMGARRQETFNQYWRQVMGVPVMIGCGGVLDVLAGSAQLAPDWTRRMGVEWIWRVAGDRKRWGRAPRLFQFTQMVQAEKRRPKG encoded by the coding sequence ATGACCGTCTCGCCCCTGCCCACGCGGCTGTCGCTGTTCGACCTGCCGCTCGATCCCGTCACGCTCGACCAGGCCCTGGGCCAGCTGGGCACCTGGATGTTCCAGGAGGCCCGCGCCCCGCACACGGTCGTCACCCTGAACCCGGAATTCATCGTGCAGTGCCAGACCCAGCCGGACTTCGTGAAGGCCATCCAGGCCGCCGATCTGGTCACGGCCGACGGCGTCGGGATCGTGTGGGCCGCCCGGCAGCTGCTCCAGCAGGAGGTGCCGCGTGCGCCGGGCTTCGACCTCGTGACCGGCCTGATGCAGCGCCACCGGGGCGACCTGAAGGTCTTCTTCCTGGGAGCCAAGCCCGGCGTGGCCGAACTCGCCGCGCAGAACGCCGCCCGCGACTACGGCATCGGGGTGGCCGGCACCCACCACGGCTATTTCGACCTGCCGGAAGACCAGCGGGTCGCGGAACTCGTCGCCGCCAGCGGGGCGCACCTGTTGCTGACCGCCATGGGCGCGCGGCGGCAGGAGACCTTCAACCAGTACTGGCGGCAGGTCATGGGCGTGCCCGTCATGATCGGCTGCGGCGGCGTGCTGGACGTGCTGGCCGGCAGCGCCCAGCTTGCGCCGGACTGGACGCGCCGCATGGGCGTCGAGTGGATCTGGCGCGTGGCCGGCGACCGCAAGCGCTGGGGCCGGGCACCCCGGCTGTTCCAGTTCACGCAGATGGTGCAGGCGGAGAAGAGACGACCGAAGGGCTGA
- a CDS encoding Crp/Fnr family transcriptional regulator, which produces MLPGAFGALPADAQAQLQSAGRAGRWSRGGLLFHPEDAAQTLFILVRGAVRLYRLGTGAREVTLDVHGPGELLGVNSLTPGAPYGMYAESMDETEALMLGQDVLSRVRQSHPAVAVALGEQLTRQTRGVQERLSGLVFLEVSQRLALALLNLAEREGGWPPGGTLALKDRVSHQDLAHVVGSTRETITKLLGDFRSRGLLDIGYRRIVLTDRDGLVRAMQEPLR; this is translated from the coding sequence ATGTTGCCCGGAGCGTTTGGTGCTTTGCCTGCTGACGCGCAGGCGCAACTGCAGAGCGCAGGTCGGGCGGGCCGCTGGTCGCGGGGTGGACTGCTGTTCCATCCGGAGGATGCCGCGCAGACCCTGTTCATCCTCGTGCGTGGGGCCGTGCGGCTGTACCGGCTGGGCACCGGTGCCCGCGAGGTCACGCTGGATGTCCATGGGCCGGGCGAGCTGCTGGGCGTGAACAGCCTCACGCCGGGAGCGCCGTACGGCATGTATGCCGAGTCCATGGACGAGACCGAGGCGCTGATGCTGGGCCAGGACGTGCTGTCGCGTGTGCGGCAGTCGCACCCGGCGGTGGCCGTGGCGCTGGGCGAGCAGCTGACCCGCCAGACGCGCGGCGTGCAGGAGCGGCTGTCGGGACTGGTCTTTCTGGAGGTCTCGCAGCGGCTGGCGCTGGCCCTGCTGAACCTCGCCGAGCGCGAGGGAGGGTGGCCGCCGGGCGGCACGCTGGCCCTGAAAGACCGGGTCTCGCACCAGGACCTTGCGCACGTTGTGGGCAGCACCCGCGAGACGATCACGAAGCTGCTGGGCGACTTCCGCAGCCGGGGCCTGCTGGACATCGGCTACCGCCGGATCGTCCTGACCGACCGCGACGGTCTGGTACGCGCCATGCAGGAGCCGCTGCGCTGA